The Stenotrophomonas maltophilia genome includes a region encoding these proteins:
- a CDS encoding TonB-dependent receptor codes for MQTKFWRRAALATALSGCLFSIAHAQSVTGYIYGQAPAGTGSSVVVRNLGTGATRTLPVDANGRYRVSDLPNGRYSVELRRDGATVTTQNDVAVNIASGTEVSFAGGKATDLDGIVVRAASMASIDVSQVDTRTVFSYEDLRSLPLPRDITAVALLAPGAIASNSYSGVPSFGGSAASENAYYINGFAVTNPLTSIGSTTLPFEAIAQEQVLTGGYGADFGRSTGGVVNIVTRRGTNEWKAGAYEIWSPESLRASPRNMYYANTGHFTANDPRGAAYQTDGKLYQYRNKNNSWQNTTGAYVGGPIVQDKLFFFVNGEFTKTDGTSARYATNTSPANLTRGWNEYTYEYPRWTAKIDWNITDNHVIELTGVSDVTKYDAEYYSFDYNKFTHGDVQTGGISTKEDSKLYIGKYTGYLTDNLTLSALYGRQKIEHSQGLYNYDASCPYISAGTTARVPGLNYSGCQSTTSLVNADGAFDETKGGRIDLTWRLGNHELRFGFDRQDAESLTGTEYPGGYGWIYRRSTNPNTPIDASHGVSSAASGGGLGAQGYYVYRLYSTKLAQPKTEQASQYIEDRWQVSDNVLLSLGLRNEQFTNYTGTGEKYASQKTQLAPRLGVAWDVHGDSSLKLFANAGRYHLAMPNNVAVRAASGSLNTNEYFTYTGVDPTTGAPTGLNSIPVDASKGYLCPGTNAVASNLECGSAPNPRTLAAVDMKSHYQDEYIIGMEQQLAADTVWGAKFTYRELKSAIDDTCTPALGGACFLFNPGVGNTFWEEQADGSYEKVHYSAADLGLPKLKRKYYALDLFLEKRTDNWYGKVMYTFSRNYGNTEGQLNSDLDTGTGGQEDVSVTQDWDLPQLMQGANGLLPNHRGHVLKAFGYMKLTPEWRVGGSLTVAEGRPNNCTSMYPTPDKGLYDGSYYWYCGLPGSGTTPGTAGYVPPSADYGSSPRGSHGKAPWQFNLGLNVAYTPDWAKGLTLQADVINLLNRQVAGSTYSRYAASPYRGAADYNPEYGRDLNYSTPRYFRFTARYDF; via the coding sequence ATGCAAACGAAGTTCTGGCGCCGCGCGGCGCTGGCTACCGCCCTGTCTGGTTGCCTTTTCTCGATCGCCCACGCTCAGTCCGTGACCGGTTACATCTACGGCCAGGCGCCGGCCGGCACGGGTTCGAGCGTGGTTGTCCGCAACCTGGGGACCGGCGCCACGCGCACCCTGCCGGTTGATGCCAATGGTCGTTACCGCGTGTCCGACCTGCCCAACGGCCGCTACTCGGTGGAACTGCGCCGTGACGGCGCCACGGTCACGACACAGAATGACGTGGCGGTCAACATCGCCTCCGGCACCGAGGTCTCCTTCGCCGGCGGCAAGGCGACTGATCTGGACGGCATCGTGGTGCGCGCCGCGTCGATGGCATCGATCGACGTTTCGCAGGTCGATACCCGGACCGTCTTCAGCTACGAAGACCTGCGCAGCCTTCCGCTGCCGCGCGACATCACTGCTGTTGCCCTGCTGGCACCCGGTGCGATCGCCAGCAACAGCTACAGCGGCGTACCCAGCTTCGGCGGTTCTGCTGCGTCGGAGAATGCCTATTACATCAACGGCTTTGCGGTAACCAACCCGCTGACCAGCATCGGCTCGACCACACTGCCCTTTGAGGCCATCGCCCAGGAACAGGTCCTCACCGGCGGCTATGGCGCGGACTTTGGGCGCTCCACCGGTGGCGTGGTCAACATCGTGACCCGTCGCGGCACCAACGAATGGAAGGCCGGTGCGTACGAGATCTGGAGCCCGGAATCGCTGCGCGCATCTCCGCGCAACATGTATTACGCCAACACCGGCCACTTCACCGCCAATGATCCGCGCGGCGCGGCTTACCAGACCGATGGCAAGCTGTATCAGTACCGCAACAAGAACAACTCCTGGCAGAACACCACCGGTGCCTATGTCGGCGGCCCGATCGTCCAGGACAAGCTGTTCTTCTTCGTCAACGGCGAGTTCACCAAGACTGACGGCACCAGCGCCCGCTACGCGACCAACACCAGCCCGGCCAACCTGACCCGCGGTTGGAACGAGTACACCTATGAATATCCGCGCTGGACGGCGAAGATCGACTGGAACATCACCGACAACCACGTCATCGAGCTGACAGGTGTGTCTGACGTTACCAAGTACGACGCCGAGTACTACTCGTTCGACTACAACAAGTTCACACATGGCGACGTGCAGACCGGCGGCATCAGCACCAAGGAAGACTCCAAACTCTACATCGGCAAGTACACCGGCTACCTGACCGACAACCTGACCCTGTCGGCGCTGTACGGTCGCCAGAAGATCGAACACTCGCAGGGCCTGTACAACTACGACGCAAGCTGCCCGTACATCAGTGCCGGAACCACTGCACGCGTGCCGGGCCTGAACTACAGCGGCTGCCAGAGCACGACCTCGCTGGTCAACGCCGACGGCGCCTTCGACGAGACCAAGGGCGGGCGTATCGACCTGACCTGGCGTCTGGGCAACCATGAACTCCGCTTCGGCTTCGACCGCCAGGATGCAGAGTCGCTGACCGGCACCGAGTATCCCGGCGGCTACGGCTGGATCTATCGTCGCTCCACCAACCCGAACACCCCGATCGATGCATCGCACGGCGTGAGCTCGGCAGCTTCCGGTGGCGGCCTGGGCGCACAGGGCTACTACGTCTATCGCCTGTACAGCACCAAGCTGGCACAGCCGAAGACCGAGCAGGCCTCGCAGTACATCGAAGACCGCTGGCAGGTTTCGGACAACGTTTTGCTATCGCTGGGTCTGCGCAACGAACAGTTCACCAACTACACCGGCACGGGCGAGAAGTATGCGAGCCAGAAGACGCAGCTGGCACCGCGTCTGGGCGTGGCCTGGGACGTTCATGGCGACTCGTCGCTGAAGTTGTTCGCCAATGCCGGTCGCTACCACCTGGCCATGCCGAACAACGTGGCAGTGCGTGCAGCCTCCGGCTCGCTCAACACCAACGAGTACTTCACCTACACCGGCGTCGATCCGACCACCGGTGCACCGACGGGGCTCAATTCCATTCCGGTCGATGCCTCGAAGGGGTACCTGTGCCCGGGTACCAACGCTGTCGCCAGCAACCTGGAATGCGGCAGTGCGCCGAATCCGCGCACCTTGGCCGCAGTGGACATGAAGTCGCACTACCAGGACGAGTACATCATTGGCATGGAGCAGCAGCTTGCGGCTGATACCGTCTGGGGCGCGAAGTTCACCTACCGCGAACTGAAGAGCGCGATCGACGACACCTGCACCCCCGCGCTGGGCGGCGCATGCTTCCTGTTCAACCCTGGCGTGGGCAACACCTTCTGGGAAGAACAGGCCGATGGCAGCTACGAGAAGGTGCACTATTCGGCAGCTGACCTTGGCCTGCCCAAGCTCAAGCGCAAGTACTACGCGCTGGACCTGTTCCTGGAGAAGCGTACGGACAACTGGTACGGCAAGGTCATGTACACCTTCAGCCGCAACTACGGCAATACCGAAGGCCAGCTGAACTCCGACCTGGATACCGGTACCGGTGGCCAGGAAGATGTGTCGGTCACCCAGGACTGGGATCTGCCGCAGCTGATGCAGGGCGCCAATGGGCTGTTGCCGAACCACCGTGGCCATGTGCTCAAGGCGTTCGGCTACATGAAGCTGACCCCCGAGTGGCGCGTGGGTGGCAGCCTGACCGTTGCCGAAGGTCGTCCGAACAACTGCACCAGCATGTACCCGACCCCAGACAAGGGCCTCTACGATGGCTCCTACTATTGGTACTGCGGCCTGCCGGGCAGCGGCACCACACCGGGCACGGCCGGTTACGTGCCGCCGTCGGCGGACTACGGTTCTTCGCCGCGCGGTTCGCACGGCAAGGCGCCGTGGCAGTTCAACCTGGGGCTGAATGTCGCGTACACGCCGGATTGGGCGAAGGGCCTGACCCTGCAGGCCGATGTGATCAACCTGCTGAATCGCCAGGTGGCTGGCAGCACGTACTCGCGTTACGCCGCCTCGCCGTACCGCGGCGCAGCGGACTACAACCCGGAGTACGGTCGTGACCTGAACTACTCGACCCCGCGCTACTTCCGCTTCACTGCCCGATACGATTTTTGA
- a CDS encoding M13 family metallopeptidase, with the protein MTRTPKIVLLTLAVSAALVGCGKNETPAKDATASTPAAAEATNYTLDESKLPAYNAFQPSDLDASKDACGAFGDYVNSKWLAANEIPGDRTSWGAFTILDERSVAVQHQLAEQVAQVKTPNHIEKIVGDLWATGMDEAKINAQGIEPLKADLTAIDGLQDKAAIANYLRSSAAKGDNVLFGFGAEADFKNSAVNMAYASQGGLGLPDSTYYTDAKNADKLKAYQAHVAKVLELSGVAAADAAKQAEDVVKFETRLAKASKSRVELSRNVELYYNPVTVADADKLTPNFSWTEFFKSQGVAAPEKFSLAMPAFHEEVSKALGDTDPSVWRAYLRFHTVDSASPYLADAFVQENYEFYGKTLNGQKEQKPRWKRVLGTIENDAGEAFGQLYVKVAFSPEAKAKMEELVKNLAASLKDRIQGLSWMSDETKAKAIAKWETFTPKIGYPDKWRDWSGLQTQRDSFLGNVRAANEFNYKFNLSKIGKPVDKTEWGMTPQTVNAYYNPLQNEIVFPAAILQPPFFDPKADDALNYGGIGAVIGHEMTHGYDDQGARFGPTGNMEDWWTAADKKNFEGLTGKLVKQFDQYKVDGQAVNGHLTLGENIADLGGLATAYDALQKASAGKDDPKVDGFTRDQRFFFNWATVWRTKYTPENAKVRLATDPHAPAQFRAMGAPSNLPTFAAAFQCKAGSPMARSGDQQVVIW; encoded by the coding sequence GTGACCCGTACTCCCAAGATCGTGCTGCTGACCCTGGCCGTTTCGGCCGCGCTGGTTGGCTGCGGCAAGAACGAAACCCCGGCCAAGGACGCCACCGCCTCCACGCCGGCTGCGGCCGAAGCCACAAACTACACGCTGGACGAGAGCAAGCTGCCGGCCTACAACGCCTTCCAGCCCAGCGACCTGGATGCCAGCAAGGACGCCTGTGGCGCCTTCGGCGACTACGTGAACAGCAAGTGGCTGGCCGCCAATGAAATCCCGGGCGACCGCACCAGCTGGGGCGCCTTCACCATCCTCGACGAGCGTTCGGTGGCCGTGCAGCACCAGCTGGCCGAGCAGGTGGCACAGGTGAAGACCCCGAACCACATCGAGAAGATCGTCGGTGATCTGTGGGCCACCGGCATGGACGAGGCCAAGATCAACGCCCAGGGCATCGAGCCGCTGAAGGCCGACCTGACCGCGATCGATGGCCTGCAGGACAAGGCAGCCATCGCTAATTACCTGCGCTCCAGCGCCGCCAAGGGTGACAACGTTCTGTTCGGCTTCGGCGCCGAAGCCGACTTCAAGAACTCGGCCGTGAACATGGCCTACGCCAGCCAGGGCGGCCTGGGCCTGCCGGACAGCACCTACTACACCGATGCCAAGAACGCCGACAAGCTGAAGGCCTACCAGGCGCACGTCGCCAAGGTGCTGGAGCTGTCCGGCGTCGCCGCTGCCGACGCTGCCAAGCAGGCCGAGGACGTGGTCAAGTTCGAGACCCGCCTGGCCAAGGCGTCCAAGTCGCGTGTCGAACTTTCGCGCAACGTCGAGCTGTACTACAACCCGGTCACCGTGGCCGACGCGGACAAGCTGACCCCGAACTTCAGCTGGACCGAGTTCTTCAAGTCGCAGGGCGTGGCCGCACCGGAGAAGTTCTCGCTGGCCATGCCGGCCTTCCATGAGGAAGTGAGCAAGGCGCTGGGCGACACCGATCCGTCGGTGTGGCGTGCCTACCTGCGCTTCCACACCGTGGACAGCGCCTCGCCGTACCTGGCCGATGCCTTCGTGCAGGAGAACTACGAGTTCTACGGCAAGACCCTCAACGGCCAGAAGGAGCAGAAGCCGCGCTGGAAGCGTGTGCTGGGCACCATCGAGAATGACGCCGGTGAAGCCTTCGGCCAGCTGTACGTGAAGGTGGCCTTCTCGCCGGAAGCCAAGGCGAAGATGGAAGAACTGGTGAAGAACCTGGCCGCCTCGCTGAAGGACCGCATCCAGGGCCTGAGCTGGATGAGCGATGAAACCAAGGCCAAGGCCATCGCCAAGTGGGAAACCTTCACCCCGAAGATCGGCTACCCGGACAAGTGGCGTGACTGGTCGGGCCTGCAGACCCAGCGCGACAGCTTCCTGGGCAACGTGCGCGCGGCCAACGAATTCAACTACAAGTTCAACCTGTCCAAGATCGGCAAGCCGGTGGACAAGACCGAGTGGGGCATGACCCCGCAGACGGTCAACGCCTACTACAACCCGCTGCAGAACGAGATCGTGTTCCCGGCCGCCATCCTGCAACCGCCGTTCTTCGATCCGAAGGCCGACGACGCACTGAACTACGGCGGCATCGGCGCGGTGATCGGCCACGAAATGACCCACGGTTACGACGACCAGGGCGCACGTTTCGGGCCGACCGGCAACATGGAAGACTGGTGGACCGCCGCTGACAAGAAGAACTTCGAAGGCCTGACCGGCAAGCTGGTCAAGCAGTTCGACCAGTACAAGGTCGACGGCCAGGCGGTGAACGGCCACCTGACCCTGGGTGAGAACATCGCCGACCTGGGCGGCCTGGCTACCGCCTACGATGCCCTGCAGAAGGCCAGCGCCGGCAAGGACGACCCGAAGGTGGACGGCTTCACCCGCGACCAGCGCTTCTTCTTCAACTGGGCCACCGTGTGGCGCACCAAGTACACCCCGGAGAACGCCAAGGTCCGCCTGGCGACCGACCCGCACGCCCCGGCGCAGTTCCGCGCCATGGGTGCGCCGTCGAACCTGCCGACCTTCGCCGCCGCGTTCCAGTGCAAGGCCGGTTCGCCGATGGCCCGCAGCGGCGACCAGCAGGTGGTGATCTGGTAA
- a CDS encoding M13 family metallopeptidase: protein MPNFRPLAIALGISLATLVPTHDAFAAAKKKAARAPAVSAQCSDFYDATNAGWLKANPVPQTGATTALGQLVDRSRQQQRELLDAAMKAPQGNVQKLLGDFWASGLDEAAVEADGSNPIAPLLTRINAIKKAKDVPASIAALHQVGIPVAFNFGPDVDLKALDRHIGYFMQGGMGLPDPAFYTRTDADTVALMGRYRNYVKQILALTGTPAAKLDAESQSVIALETELARNAQSLAGINNPFNNYAPISTKELNSRYRNLQLDAFLKAQGVDDDLVSLADPGLFKQLDGMVTKLKPDQWKAYLRWRVGDSMAPYLSKAYRDAEFEFRGRVLRGETLPPQRWEDVLEAINVAAGPMLGREYAARYLSAEDRRQAAWIVDKVREVQIEAVKNSSWMSAEAKTEAQAKLAALKIEIGTPLRDLDYSVQPMGRGSFGGNMLIASTWRHREEMKRIGKGNADRRWDVLPQQPSLAYDLAQNRLIVTAAILQGPVFNAKADAADKFGSFGGLVGHELTRAIDAKGALVDAKGELRSWWTPADKTAWTLLGNRVAAQYGAYDFPGVKGAKVNGTLTQEENLADIAGLELAWAAYTAQEPKAKQAQQQGFFRAWSALWAQQLSPNEAVRRLTADIRAPGLWRSNGTLANLPAFGATFSCKAGQPMQRSEAEQIKVWR, encoded by the coding sequence ATGCCCAATTTCCGTCCGCTTGCCATCGCCCTGGGCATCAGCCTGGCGACCCTGGTCCCGACCCATGATGCGTTCGCCGCCGCCAAGAAGAAGGCCGCGCGCGCCCCGGCCGTCAGCGCCCAGTGCAGCGACTTCTATGACGCCACCAACGCAGGCTGGCTGAAGGCCAACCCGGTGCCACAGACCGGTGCCACCACCGCGCTGGGCCAGCTGGTCGACCGCAGCCGTCAGCAGCAGCGTGAACTGCTCGACGCAGCGATGAAGGCGCCGCAGGGCAACGTACAGAAACTGCTGGGCGACTTCTGGGCCAGCGGCCTGGACGAAGCCGCCGTGGAAGCCGACGGTTCCAATCCGATCGCCCCGCTGCTGACCCGCATCAACGCGATCAAGAAGGCCAAGGATGTGCCGGCCTCGATCGCCGCGCTGCACCAGGTCGGCATCCCGGTGGCCTTCAACTTCGGCCCGGACGTGGACCTGAAGGCGCTGGACCGCCACATCGGTTACTTCATGCAGGGCGGCATGGGCCTGCCGGACCCGGCGTTCTATACCCGCACCGACGCCGACACCGTGGCGCTGATGGGCCGCTACCGCAATTACGTCAAGCAGATCCTGGCACTGACCGGCACTCCGGCCGCCAAGCTGGATGCCGAGTCGCAATCGGTGATCGCACTGGAAACCGAACTGGCGCGCAACGCGCAGTCGCTGGCCGGCATCAACAACCCGTTCAACAACTACGCGCCGATCTCCACCAAGGAGCTCAACAGCCGCTACCGCAACCTGCAGCTGGATGCCTTCCTGAAGGCCCAGGGCGTGGACGACGATCTGGTCTCGCTGGCCGACCCGGGCCTGTTCAAGCAGCTCGATGGCATGGTCACCAAGCTGAAGCCGGACCAGTGGAAGGCCTACCTGCGCTGGCGCGTGGGCGACTCGATGGCGCCCTACCTGTCCAAGGCCTACCGCGACGCCGAATTCGAATTCCGCGGCCGCGTGCTGCGTGGCGAAACCCTGCCGCCGCAGCGCTGGGAAGACGTGCTGGAGGCGATCAACGTGGCCGCCGGCCCGATGCTCGGTCGCGAATACGCCGCCCGTTACCTGTCGGCCGAAGACCGTCGCCAGGCCGCATGGATCGTCGACAAGGTGCGCGAAGTGCAGATCGAAGCGGTCAAGAACAGCAGCTGGATGAGTGCCGAAGCCAAGACCGAAGCGCAGGCCAAGCTGGCCGCGCTGAAGATCGAGATCGGTACCCCGTTGCGTGATCTCGACTACAGCGTGCAGCCGATGGGCCGTGGTTCGTTTGGCGGCAACATGCTGATCGCGTCGACCTGGCGCCACCGTGAGGAAATGAAGCGCATCGGCAAGGGCAACGCCGACCGCCGCTGGGACGTGCTGCCGCAGCAGCCGTCGCTGGCCTATGACCTGGCGCAGAACCGCCTGATCGTCACCGCTGCGATCCTGCAGGGGCCGGTGTTCAACGCCAAGGCCGACGCTGCCGACAAGTTCGGCAGCTTCGGTGGCCTGGTCGGCCACGAGCTGACCCGCGCGATCGATGCCAAGGGCGCGCTGGTCGATGCCAAGGGCGAACTGCGCAGCTGGTGGACGCCGGCCGACAAGACCGCCTGGACCCTGCTCGGCAACCGCGTCGCCGCGCAGTACGGCGCCTACGATTTCCCGGGCGTGAAGGGTGCCAAGGTCAACGGCACGCTCACCCAGGAAGAGAACCTGGCCGACATCGCCGGTCTGGAACTGGCCTGGGCCGCGTACACCGCGCAGGAGCCGAAGGCCAAGCAGGCACAGCAACAGGGCTTCTTCCGCGCCTGGTCGGCACTGTGGGCGCAGCAGCTGTCGCCGAACGAGGCCGTGCGTCGCCTGACCGCCGACATCCGTGCACCGGGCCTGTGGCGCAGCAACGGCACGCTGGCCAACCTGCCGGCGTTCGGTGCCACCTTCAGCTGCAAGGCCGGCCAGCCGATGCAGCGCAGCGAAGCCGAGCAGATCAAGGTCTGGCGCTGA
- a CDS encoding TonB-dependent receptor, producing MTSSKHVARLKRTALAVVLTSFIGAAAAQSTTGSLYGSAPAGTTIVVQSDTGLKRSATVDSNGRYNLGSLPVGKYTIIQQRDGQTVDQRENVLLKVGVGTEVSFAGGSSAATTLEAVNVVAANVPKIDVTNTVSKSVITSEQLDVLPLGRSAEAIALLAPGVVAGSGAFSNGSRSVLSFGGSSVTENAYYLNGFLANNPLSNLGGISLPYGSIDQQETFMGGYGAGYGRSTGGVINQLGKRGTNEWHFGVQATWAPDSLSASAATVIYPNRQLPDGYSYTDDSLPGSLYRYRKDDVATRTTYSGYASGPLIEDRLFIHLAAEKDRTEGVSTNSSAATQQVRNHYTIDAPKFYGKIDWNINDSNTLEYTRVQNTDRNGGYYRSFDYEDLAEGDRTGTFPNTTKLKDDFDIFKYTGYLNDDLTLSAVWGRSKESNLESNPLDTANPYLSSPGNQDPSITGGRPIRNDQSALYTKSSDAGSKTRGLRVDLQYRIGNHELTGGIDNMYFQGHNEGQAMTGPGYAWIYGRVDPASSPNPGFDITPPGGNGYFVQKYIFSTTTSMSVKQKAYYLEDRWQVTPNWLVTLGIRNDKFTNYNSAAKPYVDSGDQWAPRLGASWDVFGDSSLKVFANLGRYYLALPNSVAIRGASASTFTREYFTYSGIDANGNPTGLTALGPGPVSANNEYGQTPDPLSIAPTDLKSQYQDELILGFEKTLGERWSSGAKFTYRRLQTAIDDTCDSDRIHDKLAAMGVDDSNLDVPGCVIFNPGKTNTFMIRHADGSGYTPVQMSSADWGYGNKKAKRDYIAVDLFIEHPLSDKWYGRLDYTWSRSFGNTEGQVKSDIGQDDVSKTQDWDAAALMEYAGGYLANDRRHQLKGYGAYMFNDEWSASATLRIMSGAPKSCLGYYGTDESDPLGYDAAYHYCGGKPSRPGDAGRQPWTTRLDLGVMYRPSFADHKLAFSLDVFNVLNQRRAVQSDAVYEDGPYTVSNTYGMGTYFSAPRSVRVSASYDF from the coding sequence ATGACCAGCAGCAAGCACGTCGCAAGGTTGAAGCGTACCGCCTTGGCGGTCGTCCTGACTTCTTTCATCGGCGCCGCAGCCGCGCAGAGCACGACCGGTTCGTTGTACGGCAGTGCGCCTGCCGGCACGACCATCGTCGTGCAGAGCGATACGGGCCTGAAACGCTCGGCGACCGTCGACAGCAATGGCCGCTACAACCTCGGCTCGTTGCCGGTGGGCAAGTACACCATCATCCAGCAGCGTGACGGCCAGACCGTCGATCAGCGCGAGAATGTTCTGCTGAAGGTCGGCGTTGGCACCGAGGTGTCGTTTGCCGGTGGCAGCAGTGCCGCCACCACGCTGGAGGCCGTGAACGTCGTCGCGGCGAATGTGCCGAAGATCGATGTCACCAATACGGTGTCCAAGTCGGTCATTACGTCCGAGCAACTGGATGTGTTGCCACTGGGGCGTAGCGCCGAAGCCATCGCATTGCTCGCGCCAGGTGTTGTCGCAGGCAGTGGCGCGTTCAGCAACGGCTCGCGTTCGGTGCTGTCTTTCGGTGGTTCCAGTGTTACTGAGAATGCCTACTATCTGAATGGCTTCCTGGCCAACAATCCGCTCAGCAACTTGGGTGGTATCAGCCTGCCCTATGGGTCGATCGACCAGCAGGAAACGTTCATGGGCGGCTACGGAGCGGGATACGGGCGCTCCACCGGTGGTGTGATCAACCAGCTCGGCAAGCGCGGCACCAATGAATGGCATTTCGGCGTGCAGGCCACCTGGGCCCCGGACTCGCTGTCGGCTTCTGCGGCCACTGTCATCTATCCCAATCGCCAGCTGCCAGATGGATACAGCTACACCGATGACTCGTTGCCTGGTTCGCTCTATCGCTACCGCAAGGACGATGTCGCCACGCGTACCACCTACAGTGGCTATGCCAGTGGCCCGCTGATCGAGGATCGTCTGTTCATTCACTTGGCTGCGGAAAAGGACCGCACCGAAGGTGTGTCCACGAACAGCTCTGCAGCAACGCAGCAGGTGCGCAACCACTACACCATTGATGCGCCGAAGTTCTATGGAAAGATCGACTGGAACATCAACGATAGCAATACGCTGGAATACACCCGCGTGCAGAACACCGATCGCAACGGTGGCTACTACCGATCGTTCGACTACGAGGACCTGGCCGAAGGTGATCGCACCGGCACGTTCCCGAACACCACGAAGCTCAAGGACGACTTTGACATCTTCAAGTACACCGGCTACCTGAACGATGACCTGACCCTGAGTGCGGTATGGGGTCGCAGCAAGGAGAGCAATCTGGAGTCGAATCCGCTGGATACGGCCAACCCCTATCTCAGCAGCCCGGGCAATCAGGATCCGTCCATTACCGGTGGCCGCCCCATCCGCAACGACCAGTCGGCGCTCTATACCAAGTCGTCAGATGCGGGCAGCAAGACCCGAGGCCTGCGTGTAGACCTGCAGTACCGCATCGGCAACCACGAGCTGACCGGTGGTATCGATAACATGTACTTCCAGGGGCATAACGAAGGTCAGGCGATGACCGGGCCGGGGTATGCCTGGATCTATGGTCGTGTTGATCCGGCCTCGTCGCCGAATCCGGGCTTTGATATCACCCCGCCGGGCGGCAATGGCTACTTCGTGCAGAAGTACATCTTCTCCACGACCACCAGCATGTCGGTCAAGCAGAAGGCCTACTATCTGGAGGACCGCTGGCAGGTCACGCCGAACTGGTTGGTGACCCTCGGCATCCGCAATGACAAGTTCACCAACTACAACAGTGCGGCCAAGCCTTACGTCGACAGCGGTGACCAGTGGGCGCCGCGTCTGGGCGCGAGCTGGGATGTGTTTGGCGATTCGTCGCTGAAGGTGTTCGCCAACCTGGGCCGCTACTACCTGGCGTTGCCCAACAGCGTTGCTATTCGTGGTGCTTCCGCCTCGACGTTCACCCGCGAGTACTTCACCTATAGCGGAATTGATGCCAACGGCAACCCGACCGGGTTGACCGCTCTGGGCCCGGGCCCGGTGTCAGCCAACAATGAATATGGCCAGACCCCTGATCCGTTGTCGATTGCGCCGACCGACCTGAAGTCGCAGTACCAGGACGAGCTGATCCTTGGCTTCGAGAAGACGCTGGGCGAGCGCTGGAGCTCCGGTGCCAAGTTCACCTATCGTCGCCTGCAGACGGCCATCGACGATACCTGTGACTCCGATCGCATCCACGACAAGCTTGCCGCGATGGGCGTCGACGACAGCAATCTCGATGTCCCGGGCTGTGTGATCTTCAATCCGGGCAAGACCAACACCTTCATGATCCGACACGCGGATGGCTCGGGTTACACGCCGGTGCAGATGAGCTCCGCCGACTGGGGTTACGGCAACAAGAAGGCCAAGCGTGACTACATCGCCGTCGATCTGTTCATCGAGCACCCGCTGAGCGACAAGTGGTACGGACGTCTGGATTACACCTGGTCGCGCAGCTTCGGCAATACCGAAGGCCAGGTGAAGTCGGATATCGGCCAGGATGACGTCTCCAAGACCCAGGACTGGGATGCCGCGGCACTGATGGAATACGCCGGTGGCTATCTGGCGAACGACCGCCGTCACCAGCTGAAGGGCTATGGCGCCTATATGTTCAACGACGAGTGGTCGGCGTCGGCCACCCTGCGGATCATGTCGGGGGCGCCGAAGAGCTGCCTGGGCTACTACGGCACCGATGAGAGTGATCCGCTGGGCTACGACGCGGCCTATCACTATTGCGGTGGCAAGCCGTCGCGTCCGGGTGACGCCGGCCGGCAGCCCTGGACGACCCGCCTGGATCTGGGCGTGATGTATCGCCCTTCGTTTGCCGATCACAAGCTGGCTTTCAGCCTGGATGTTTTCAATGTGCTGAACCAGCGTCGCGCCGTGCAGTCTGACGCGGTCTATGAAGATGGCCCCTACACGGTGTCCAACACCTACGGCATGGGTACCTACTTCAGCGCGCCTCGTTCGGTTCGTGTCAGTGCGTCCTACGACTTCTGA
- a CDS encoding VOC family protein codes for MAHKNTICVWYDNGALEAATFYASLLPDSAVTAVHHAPGDYPDGKEGNVLTVEFTVCGVPCVGLNGGSAFKHSEAFSFQIQTEDQAETDRLWNAIVGNGGQESQCGWCKDRWGISWQISPRMLIEAVTSKDKALAKRAFNAMMPMKKIDIATIQAAIQKGDGGD; via the coding sequence ATGGCACACAAGAACACCATCTGTGTCTGGTACGACAACGGCGCGCTCGAGGCCGCCACCTTCTATGCCAGCCTCCTGCCCGACAGCGCGGTCACCGCCGTGCATCACGCGCCGGGCGACTACCCGGATGGCAAGGAAGGCAACGTGCTGACCGTCGAATTCACCGTCTGCGGCGTTCCCTGCGTCGGCCTCAACGGCGGCAGCGCGTTCAAGCACAGCGAAGCGTTCTCCTTCCAGATCCAGACCGAGGACCAGGCCGAGACCGACCGTCTGTGGAATGCGATCGTCGGCAACGGTGGCCAGGAGAGCCAATGCGGCTGGTGCAAGGATCGCTGGGGCATCTCCTGGCAGATCAGCCCGCGCATGTTGATCGAAGCAGTGACCAGCAAGGACAAGGCACTGGCCAAGCGCGCCTTCAACGCGATGATGCCGATGAAGAAGATCGACATCGCCACCATCCAGGCCGCAATCCAAAAAGGCGACGGAGGGGATTAA